A region of Reichenbachiella carrageenanivorans DNA encodes the following proteins:
- a CDS encoding two-component regulator propeller domain-containing protein produces MRKYGILVWVLVWHTCVGFAQSQSSKFISIKAELSQNTVASIVQDHNGFLWIGTRNGLNRYDGVNMTSYEYDESDSTSLSNDYIRTVYEDSDNRLWVGTMGGGICLYNEDLDAFERFKVEGMPDYLKETSVKAFWEDEHKNIWFGTEKFGLHYYNRTTGEIKTYQKNLDDPFSISSNHITGIVLDRMNNLWISTWGGGINLFDPNSQRFIVYKHDDKPESIASNIIRKLYKTNDGDIWLGTHGGLDKLEYHESGRYVFKHQRLDSELGKNGNRVILSILEDDKKQLWVGTENGGLNVISLETGKSILYTFDPRREYSLQNNSIWSLYQDNTGIIWVGTFNKGIFKIDEHASKFEHIQHNPHFSNSLSSNAVSCFAEDKYHNVWIGTDGGGLNYWDVKKNTFKAYTTRSKTNPITKDAILSLLLDSQGNLWVGTWDGGVNLKRKGSDKFEAFALDHPLNASKGFENVFAIHEDRKGRIWFTAFRDGLFAYDPVDQSFIGFNHDHDNPHSISTDYVRAILEDKDGTLWIGTEGGGLNQMFETNGQYSFKRYMIDKTDDKSISSNSVIALMQDEEGIIWVGTFSGLDRLDITTEQFTKIGKKQGLPNEVIYGIQADHEKNLWVSSNRGLSKYNPQSGEVQNYTKSDGLQGMEFFKNSSYTLSSGEILFGGIDGFNIFRPDEIKKNTYEPKVFFSDFRLYNQSVKVGPASPLKKNIRKTKKIKLNYDQNDFSFEFAVLSFSQTSKNEYAFQLVNHDDGWQKVGNRREAYYTNVPPGYYIFKVKGTNNDGLWSSHEAAVEIIISPAWYNTYWAYSLYIVIITGLLVWGIQTIVNRERLQTQLQVEHMELSKMQELDEMKSSFFANISHEFRSPLTLILGPLKAMYDNVEFSSIKEQVSMMIRNAESLLNLINQLLELSKLESGKMRLEAVEQDVCKFLKPVIHSFSSFAARKNISYKVSVPKGEILVFFDREKLEKIVVNLLSNAFKYTPEFGHVAFELVEGKDRVTLVVKDDGIGIPEDEMEYIFNRYYRVRDAKNKKSKGTGIGLSLTKELVELHRGEIDLESKENEGSVFIVHLKKGTEHLNPEDFSSTDGEFKYENQELFKSDQQANAQPLTESLESLEDQEKQPLVLVIEDNNDIRGYIKQILEPDYRIIESDNGMDGSELALERIPDLIISDIMMPGLDGFEVCKKVKEDMKTSHIPVILLTAKASNDSALEGFEKGADYYITKPFNPKLLALRVRNVLNIHDHIKNNLLNKKTLNIEPTNLKIASRDESFIKDAMRIVEENISNSEFYVDDLGRELGLSRMQLYRKLKGLIGQSANEFVRSIRLKRAAQLIRQNQLTISEITYQVGFNDLQYFRDCFKKQFGVNPSEYASDTEDKTS; encoded by the coding sequence ATGAGAAAATATGGGATACTAGTCTGGGTGCTCGTCTGGCACACTTGCGTTGGTTTTGCTCAAAGTCAGAGCAGTAAATTTATTTCGATCAAGGCGGAGCTCTCGCAAAATACAGTGGCATCTATCGTGCAGGATCACAATGGTTTTTTGTGGATAGGTACGAGAAATGGTTTGAATCGGTATGACGGAGTAAATATGACCAGCTATGAGTACGATGAATCCGACTCTACCAGCTTGAGCAACGACTATATTCGTACGGTTTATGAAGACTCAGACAATAGACTATGGGTGGGTACTATGGGTGGAGGTATTTGCTTGTACAACGAAGACTTAGATGCCTTCGAAAGATTCAAAGTGGAGGGAATGCCCGACTATTTGAAGGAGACCAGTGTCAAGGCCTTTTGGGAAGACGAACACAAAAACATCTGGTTTGGAACGGAAAAGTTTGGTTTGCATTATTACAATAGAACCACGGGTGAAATCAAAACCTATCAGAAAAACTTAGACGACCCTTTTAGTATTTCTTCCAATCATATCACGGGTATTGTACTTGACAGGATGAATAATCTCTGGATATCCACATGGGGAGGAGGGATCAATTTATTCGACCCCAATAGTCAGCGGTTTATTGTATACAAGCATGACGATAAGCCAGAATCTATTGCTTCAAACATTATCCGAAAGCTCTACAAAACCAACGATGGCGACATCTGGCTAGGGACGCATGGTGGATTGGATAAGTTGGAATATCATGAAAGTGGTAGATATGTATTTAAACACCAGCGACTAGATTCTGAATTGGGAAAAAATGGCAATCGAGTCATTTTGTCTATTTTGGAAGATGATAAAAAGCAACTTTGGGTAGGAACAGAAAATGGAGGATTGAATGTGATCAGCCTAGAGACAGGAAAATCTATTCTATACACTTTTGACCCTCGTAGGGAATACTCCTTGCAAAACAATTCGATCTGGAGTCTCTATCAAGACAATACGGGAATCATCTGGGTGGGTACTTTCAACAAAGGGATATTCAAGATAGATGAGCATGCGAGTAAATTTGAACACATTCAGCACAATCCTCATTTTTCTAATTCGCTAAGCAGCAATGCTGTGAGCTGCTTTGCCGAAGACAAGTATCATAATGTATGGATAGGCACCGATGGCGGAGGGCTGAATTATTGGGATGTAAAAAAGAATACGTTCAAAGCGTATACTACACGATCCAAAACCAATCCGATCACTAAAGATGCCATCTTATCTCTTTTGCTAGACAGTCAGGGCAATCTTTGGGTGGGTACCTGGGACGGAGGAGTCAATCTAAAAAGAAAAGGGTCGGACAAATTTGAGGCCTTTGCATTAGATCACCCACTCAATGCGAGTAAGGGTTTTGAGAATGTATTTGCCATTCATGAGGATAGGAAAGGACGGATCTGGTTTACGGCTTTCAGAGATGGGCTGTTTGCTTACGACCCTGTCGATCAGTCTTTCATTGGTTTTAATCACGACCATGACAATCCGCACAGCATCAGTACGGATTATGTACGTGCCATACTCGAAGACAAGGATGGTACACTCTGGATAGGTACAGAAGGCGGAGGGCTCAATCAGATGTTTGAAACCAATGGTCAATACAGTTTTAAAAGGTATATGATTGACAAAACAGACGATAAAAGTATCTCTAGTAATTCTGTCATAGCGCTGATGCAAGATGAGGAAGGAATCATTTGGGTAGGTACTTTTTCTGGATTAGATCGGCTGGATATTACTACCGAGCAATTCACCAAAATAGGAAAAAAGCAGGGGCTACCCAATGAGGTGATTTATGGCATACAGGCCGATCATGAAAAAAATCTTTGGGTGAGTTCAAATCGAGGTTTGTCTAAATACAACCCACAATCAGGAGAGGTTCAAAACTACACCAAATCCGACGGTTTGCAGGGCATGGAGTTTTTTAAAAATTCTAGTTATACGCTGAGTAGCGGAGAAATATTGTTTGGAGGAATCGATGGGTTCAATATATTTAGACCCGATGAGATCAAAAAAAACACGTATGAACCCAAAGTATTCTTCAGCGATTTTAGATTGTACAATCAGTCGGTCAAAGTAGGGCCAGCCTCACCACTCAAAAAAAACATTAGAAAGACCAAGAAAATCAAGCTCAATTACGATCAGAATGATTTTAGTTTCGAATTTGCTGTACTTAGCTTTTCGCAAACCTCAAAAAATGAATATGCCTTTCAGCTAGTCAATCATGACGATGGGTGGCAAAAAGTAGGTAATCGTAGAGAAGCGTATTATACCAACGTGCCTCCTGGTTACTACATTTTCAAAGTAAAAGGTACCAACAACGATGGGCTGTGGAGTAGCCATGAAGCGGCTGTAGAAATCATTATTTCACCTGCATGGTACAATACCTATTGGGCCTATTCCTTGTATATCGTCATCATTACTGGGCTGTTGGTGTGGGGTATCCAGACCATCGTGAATAGAGAGCGGCTACAGACTCAGCTTCAGGTAGAGCATATGGAGCTCTCCAAAATGCAGGAATTAGACGAAATGAAATCGAGTTTCTTTGCTAATATCTCTCACGAATTTAGGTCGCCGCTTACGCTCATCCTCGGCCCACTCAAAGCCATGTATGACAACGTAGAGTTTAGCAGTATCAAAGAGCAAGTGAGTATGATGATTCGAAATGCCGAGAGCTTACTCAACCTAATCAACCAACTCTTGGAGCTTTCCAAATTAGAGTCGGGCAAAATGAGATTAGAGGCCGTGGAACAAGATGTTTGTAAATTTTTGAAACCAGTTATTCATTCTTTTTCATCCTTTGCCGCAAGGAAAAATATAAGTTATAAGGTAAGTGTGCCTAAAGGAGAGATTCTCGTCTTCTTTGACCGAGAAAAGCTCGAAAAAATAGTAGTAAATCTACTGTCCAACGCCTTTAAGTACACGCCCGAATTTGGCCATGTAGCATTTGAACTGGTAGAGGGTAAAGATCGCGTGACACTTGTGGTAAAAGACGATGGAATAGGTATTCCAGAAGATGAGATGGAATACATTTTCAATAGATACTACAGAGTGCGAGATGCTAAAAATAAGAAAAGTAAAGGAACAGGTATTGGATTGTCGCTCACTAAGGAGCTAGTAGAGTTGCATAGAGGTGAAATAGACCTGGAGAGCAAGGAAAATGAAGGTTCTGTTTTTATTGTCCATCTCAAAAAAGGCACAGAGCATCTCAATCCAGAAGACTTTTCTAGTACAGACGGGGAGTTCAAATATGAAAATCAGGAGCTGTTCAAATCAGACCAGCAGGCCAACGCACAGCCATTGACTGAAAGTCTAGAGAGCCTAGAAGATCAGGAAAAACAGCCATTAGTATTAGTTATAGAAGACAACAACGACATTCGTGGATATATCAAACAAATCTTGGAGCCTGATTATCGAATCATAGAGTCGGACAATGGGATGGACGGGTCTGAGCTGGCACTAGAGCGGATACCTGATTTGATCATTTCCGATATCATGATGCCTGGGTTAGATGGGTTTGAGGTGTGCAAGAAAGTGAAGGAAGACATGAAGACCAGTCATATCCCAGTGATATTGCTCACTGCCAAGGCGTCGAATGACAGTGCGTTGGAAGGATTCGAAAAAGGAGCGGATTACTACATTACCAAACCCTTCAACCCTAAACTGTTGGCACTAAGGGTGAGAAACGTGCTCAATATTCACGATCACATCAAAAACAATCTACTCAATAAAAAGACCCTTAATATAGAACCCACCAATTTGAAGATCGCTTCGCGAGACGAGAGTTTTATCAAAGATGCCATGCGTATCGTGGAGGAAAATATATCCAATTCAGAGTTTTATGTAGATGATCTTGGCCGCGAACTAGGACTCAGTCGCATGCAGCTATACAGAAAACTGAAAGGACTCATTGGCCAGTCTGCCAACGAATTTGTACGTTCTATTCGCCTGAAAAGAGCGGCCCAGTTGATCCGTCAAAATCAGCTCACCATTTCAGAGATTACTTATCAAGTAGGTTTTAATGACTTACAGTATTTTAGAGATTGTTTCAAAAAACAATTTGGAGTAAATCCATCTGAATACGCAAGTGATACAGAAGATAAAACCTCATAA
- a CDS encoding SusC/RagA family TonB-linked outer membrane protein, with protein sequence MIKLRQTMIRLRSLMKMSLMLVALISFSAQAQDKAVTGKVTSATTGEELPGVSVLVKGTNNGTVTNIEGNYSLASVPADGTLVFSFIGMKTEELVLGGRSVLDLSMEDDVTALEEVVVVGYSSQSKKTISSSVATLDTQEALKVPVSNASELLQGRVAGVTVVTASQPGDAPIVRIRGYGSTGNNDPLYVIDGVQLLSSSALSDLNVNDIKSVSVLKDAAAASIYGARASNGVIVVTTRKGTPTGKPVFTFDSYFGTQQPTNMPDMINSAQFGQLIYETELNDGIATPGHAHFSAGANPTVADYIIGDPNQPYDFDTNRLTKSSDGTDWFDEIFDPALIQNYYLSAAGGSEAGRYMMSLGYFNREGILSGTGLDRYTTRVNTDFNLSERVRVGQHFNLAYSEQKAMVGQFNDNNPISSAYRSSPILPAYDEGGNYAGAFSNTAELGNATNPVADMGRAATGEDKNRSIRFFGDAYLEIDILKNLTAKSSIGINYQSGKNNSFQWLNPEHSEPRSKNTLTETDYINKSWVWSNTLKYDLEIGDTHRLSALVGTEAIQGDSRQTQITQDDFMFETPDFFVLGAGTGDTNIDQGNTYIRGNSIFSVFGQLNYALAERYLASVTVRRDKSSRFNDGNNTGVFPAFSLGWIVSEESFLSGSSFISNLKLRGSYGEMGNQELPVANPNVTVSALNSQNSFYTFDGVGTDVGAAVSALGNADLTWETSSQIDFGVDFGFLNDDLTLTVDYFDIKTKDMILNPPLPATGSVATPPYLNVGEMQNKGLEFAIGYGNFSSSSDFTYDLAFNLSTYKNEITAINAAEGTSFLGASLRGNTVSRTAVGDPLASFYGREVIGIFQDAAEVSSAPDQGFATPDDGVGRFRYADVDGNNVIDGEDRKVIGNPHPDFTFGFNANIGYKNFDLSLFVTGSQGNEIYNFTKYFTDFPSFPNGGRSTRVLDAWSETNKGGSLPALSEAATASNGESSPNSYFVEDGSYVRLKNLQIGYTLPKNLISKIGLRHARVYVQGTNLITLTGYEGIDPEIGSIATGGSQNLNLGVDFGSFPVAKTYTMGLSIDF encoded by the coding sequence ATGATAAAACTTAGACAAACTATGATCAGACTTCGCAGTCTGATGAAAATGTCTCTGATGCTTGTAGCGTTAATATCCTTTAGCGCTCAAGCTCAAGACAAGGCAGTAACCGGTAAGGTTACCTCTGCTACGACGGGAGAAGAACTCCCAGGAGTAAGCGTGTTAGTAAAAGGTACTAACAATGGTACTGTTACTAATATTGAAGGTAATTACAGTTTAGCATCTGTGCCAGCAGATGGAACATTGGTCTTTTCTTTTATAGGGATGAAGACCGAAGAATTAGTATTAGGAGGAAGATCAGTATTAGATCTTAGTATGGAAGATGACGTAACTGCTTTGGAAGAAGTGGTTGTAGTGGGATACTCTTCTCAATCTAAGAAGACCATTTCAAGTTCTGTTGCGACCTTAGACACGCAAGAAGCACTGAAAGTTCCTGTGAGTAATGCGTCTGAATTGTTGCAAGGTAGAGTGGCGGGTGTGACAGTAGTTACAGCATCTCAGCCAGGTGATGCTCCGATCGTTAGAATTAGAGGATACGGTTCTACAGGCAATAACGACCCGTTGTATGTGATTGATGGGGTGCAGTTGTTGAGTTCAAGCGCATTGAGCGATCTCAATGTCAATGACATAAAATCTGTATCTGTACTGAAAGATGCTGCGGCAGCTTCTATCTATGGCGCACGTGCATCTAATGGAGTCATCGTGGTGACCACTAGAAAAGGAACGCCTACAGGTAAGCCAGTTTTTACATTTGATAGCTATTTTGGAACGCAGCAGCCGACCAATATGCCAGATATGATCAACTCAGCTCAGTTTGGGCAATTGATCTACGAAACGGAATTGAATGATGGTATAGCTACTCCTGGACATGCTCATTTCTCAGCAGGAGCCAACCCTACTGTAGCTGATTACATTATTGGTGATCCAAATCAACCTTATGATTTTGATACCAATAGGCTGACAAAGTCTAGTGATGGCACGGATTGGTTTGATGAAATCTTTGATCCAGCATTAATTCAGAATTATTACCTATCGGCTGCTGGCGGCTCAGAGGCTGGCAGATACATGATGTCATTAGGATACTTCAATAGAGAAGGTATTTTGTCTGGAACTGGGTTGGATAGATATACCACTAGGGTGAATACCGATTTCAATCTAAGCGAAAGAGTAAGAGTGGGTCAGCATTTTAATTTGGCATATAGCGAACAGAAAGCTATGGTAGGTCAGTTTAATGACAATAACCCTATTTCTTCAGCTTATCGTAGCAGTCCGATTTTGCCTGCATACGACGAAGGTGGTAATTATGCTGGTGCTTTTAGCAATACAGCAGAACTCGGAAATGCTACAAACCCTGTGGCAGATATGGGTAGAGCAGCTACTGGCGAAGACAAAAACAGATCGATTAGATTTTTTGGAGATGCCTACTTAGAAATAGACATCCTTAAAAATTTGACAGCTAAAAGTTCAATTGGTATCAACTATCAAAGTGGAAAAAACAACAGCTTTCAGTGGTTGAACCCAGAGCATAGCGAACCAAGGTCTAAAAACACTTTGACAGAAACGGATTATATCAACAAAAGCTGGGTGTGGAGTAATACTTTGAAGTATGATTTGGAAATAGGAGACACTCACCGTTTGTCTGCATTGGTGGGTACAGAGGCTATCCAGGGTGATTCTCGTCAGACGCAAATCACACAAGATGATTTTATGTTCGAAACACCAGATTTCTTTGTGTTGGGTGCTGGGACAGGAGACACAAATATCGATCAGGGAAATACCTATATCAGAGGAAATAGTATCTTTTCCGTCTTTGGTCAGTTGAATTATGCGCTTGCAGAGCGCTACCTAGCATCTGTTACCGTACGTAGAGATAAATCTTCTAGGTTCAATGACGGAAACAACACAGGTGTCTTCCCTGCCTTTAGTTTAGGCTGGATAGTAAGTGAAGAAAGTTTCTTATCTGGTTCGTCATTTATTTCAAATTTAAAACTTAGAGGTTCGTATGGAGAGATGGGGAATCAAGAGTTGCCTGTGGCCAATCCAAACGTGACCGTATCGGCACTGAATTCTCAAAATTCATTTTATACTTTTGATGGGGTAGGTACCGATGTAGGCGCAGCAGTGTCTGCTTTGGGCAACGCAGATTTGACTTGGGAAACTTCTTCACAGATAGATTTTGGAGTTGATTTTGGCTTTTTAAACGATGATTTGACTTTGACGGTAGATTATTTCGATATCAAAACCAAAGATATGATTTTGAATCCTCCACTACCTGCCACTGGTTCTGTAGCTACACCCCCATATTTGAACGTAGGTGAAATGCAAAATAAAGGCCTTGAATTCGCCATTGGGTATGGAAATTTCTCAAGTTCAAGTGATTTTACTTATGATCTTGCATTCAATTTATCGACTTACAAGAATGAAATCACAGCTATCAATGCTGCCGAAGGAACTAGTTTTTTGGGAGCGTCACTTCGAGGCAATACCGTGTCTAGAACGGCAGTTGGAGATCCATTAGCTTCCTTTTATGGAAGAGAAGTAATTGGTATTTTCCAAGATGCAGCTGAAGTGAGTAGCGCACCAGATCAAGGGTTTGCAACGCCAGATGATGGTGTAGGTAGATTCAGATACGCAGATGTAGATGGCAACAATGTGATAGACGGAGAAGACAGAAAAGTAATAGGCAACCCACATCCTGATTTCACCTTCGGGTTTAATGCTAATATAGGGTACAAGAATTTCGATTTATCGTTGTTCGTTACGGGATCTCAAGGAAATGAAATTTATAATTTTACCAAATACTTTACTGATTTCCCTTCATTTCCAAATGGCGGTAGAAGTACAAGAGTGTTAGACGCATGGAGCGAGACCAATAAAGGAGGTAGCCTGCCAGCACTTAGCGAAGCCGCTACTGCATCCAATGGCGAAAGCAGTCCTAATAGTTACTTCGTAGAAGATGGATCATATGTCAGATTGAAAAACCTGCAAATAGGATACACATTGCCTAAAAACTTAATTTCAAAAATTGGTCTTCGGCACGCAAGAGTTTATGTGCAGGGAACCAATTTAATAACCCTGACTGGATATGAGGGAATTGATCCAGAAATCGGCTCGATTGCTACAGGAGGTAGTCAAAATTTAAACTTAGGAGTTGATTTTGGTAGTTTCCCTGTAGCAAAGACATATACCATGGGATTGAGCATAGACTTTTAA
- a CDS encoding RagB/SusD family nutrient uptake outer membrane protein — MKRILTLIILSVVVSYGCNDDFTKESPKGTLNSEVLQNAEGVDLLLTSAYGLLDGFITGDPWQGSSDGWWLDVTTDDAHKGSTDVDQPDLQRLQMYNWTADNPYLFTKWVAVYGGVDRANSVINLAESIEGQDFSAKIAEARFLRAHYHFELQRLWGQVSYISEADQLDPNIPNTGAIWDKIEEDYQFAIDNLPTTQPVPGRVTSWTAKAFLAKVHLEQHEYTEAIALFTDVINNGPYSLAAEFQDNFTWAGKNGSEAIMSIEFAVGGVANDANGNQGATLTHPGGGPYESCCGFYQPSQNLANAFQTDAGGLPLLDTYADNDIANDAGISENDPFTPHAGNLDPRIDYTIGRRGIDFNGYGMNPGQSWVRGYETGGPYLHKKGSYKKEEEDQSKGSGSWGQQSSGLNYNIMRYADLLLLAAEAEIEGGSLAIAEGYVNEVRNRAKNMTYVKELDVNGEFTANNAANYVIEPYPDGTFTAQGQAYARKAMRLERRLELGMEGHRYYDIRRYGEAPSIMNAWLVDEDRIFGNARFGSVSVSDKHNYLPIPIRAIDLSNGVLTQNDNWK; from the coding sequence ATGAAAAGAATTTTAACACTAATAATATTATCTGTTGTGGTCTCATATGGCTGCAATGACGATTTTACCAAAGAAAGCCCAAAAGGGACATTGAATTCTGAGGTATTACAAAATGCAGAAGGAGTGGATCTTCTACTCACTTCAGCGTATGGCCTATTAGATGGCTTCATCACGGGAGATCCGTGGCAAGGATCGTCTGATGGCTGGTGGCTAGATGTCACTACCGATGATGCACACAAAGGAAGCACAGATGTGGATCAACCAGACTTACAAAGATTACAAATGTACAATTGGACTGCAGACAATCCATACTTGTTTACTAAATGGGTAGCTGTTTATGGAGGTGTGGATAGAGCCAATTCAGTAATTAATTTGGCCGAATCTATAGAAGGACAGGACTTTTCAGCCAAAATTGCAGAAGCAAGATTTTTGAGAGCTCATTACCACTTTGAATTACAAAGACTATGGGGACAGGTTTCTTATATCAGCGAGGCAGACCAACTAGACCCCAATATTCCTAACACAGGTGCAATTTGGGATAAAATAGAAGAGGATTACCAGTTTGCAATTGATAATCTACCCACTACTCAACCTGTGCCAGGTAGGGTGACTAGCTGGACAGCTAAAGCTTTTTTGGCCAAAGTTCACTTAGAGCAGCATGAATATACGGAAGCAATTGCTTTGTTCACTGATGTGATAAACAATGGGCCATATAGTTTGGCTGCTGAGTTCCAAGATAATTTCACTTGGGCTGGAAAAAATGGCAGTGAAGCGATTATGTCTATTGAATTTGCAGTAGGAGGAGTCGCCAATGATGCCAATGGCAACCAAGGTGCTACCCTTACTCACCCAGGAGGTGGTCCTTACGAATCTTGTTGTGGGTTTTATCAGCCATCACAGAATTTGGCTAACGCTTTTCAGACTGATGCAGGTGGACTTCCATTGCTAGATACCTATGCGGATAATGATATTGCAAATGATGCAGGAATTTCTGAAAATGATCCATTTACTCCACACGCTGGCAACCTCGACCCACGGATCGATTATACGATAGGACGTAGAGGTATTGATTTCAATGGATATGGAATGAACCCTGGTCAATCATGGGTAAGGGGGTATGAAACAGGAGGACCATACCTGCACAAGAAAGGATCTTATAAGAAGGAAGAAGAAGATCAATCGAAAGGTTCGGGTAGCTGGGGACAGCAGTCTTCAGGTTTGAATTATAATATCATGAGATATGCTGATTTGCTGCTTTTGGCTGCTGAGGCTGAAATAGAAGGAGGTTCATTAGCTATCGCCGAAGGTTATGTAAACGAGGTGAGAAATAGAGCCAAGAACATGACTTATGTAAAAGAACTGGATGTTAATGGTGAATTTACGGCCAATAATGCAGCCAATTACGTGATAGAGCCTTATCCAGATGGAACATTTACAGCTCAAGGACAAGCTTATGCACGAAAAGCCATGAGACTAGAGAGAAGACTTGAACTCGGCATGGAAGGTCATAGGTACTATGATATTCGTAGATATGGCGAAGCACCTAGCATTATGAATGCATGGCTAGTAGACGAAGACCGAATTTTCGGAAATGCAAGATTTGGATCTGTATCTGTAAGTGATAAGCACAATTACTTACCAATTCCGATTAGAGCTATTGACTTGAGTAACGGTGTCTTGACCCAAAATGACAATTGGAAATAG